In the Juglans microcarpa x Juglans regia isolate MS1-56 chromosome 6D, Jm3101_v1.0, whole genome shotgun sequence genome, one interval contains:
- the LOC121235538 gene encoding uncharacterized protein LOC121235538, with protein sequence MWSCSAAIDVWGDTLSPISKWPTGAHDLVQVWLDLCSCFDQKTIERVVVIMRGLWYRRNKFVFEKKFWGPVKVVQTAVTVLEGFYSANEKRANMNKGEGGERGRCYWRCPTDVAFKVNFDGAVDKGLSNVGMGVVIRDRQGEVVAAMSISRRDVQNPFLAEGMALWRAMVFCIETGIVDVIFEGDAKELIEAVMSDEEVDSWGGQIVEDIKQLRYQHRNWKVVFRHRESNEVAHNLAKMALVNDEEQIWMEEVPIFIQKYIVKDKCCNNLQ encoded by the coding sequence ATGTGGTCCTGCTCTGCTGCTATTGATGTATGGGGGGATACACTGAGTCCTATCAGCAAGTGGCCTACTGGTGCCCATGATCTTGTGCAGGTGTGGTTAGACTTGTGCAGCTGCTTTGACCAAAAAACAATAGAAAGGGTGGTTGTAATAATGAGGGGCTTATGGTACAGAAggaataaatttgtttttgagaAGAAGTTTTGGGGGCCAGTTAAGGTTGTACAAACAGCTGTCACGGTTCTTGAAGGTTTTTATTCTGCAAATGAAAAAAGAGCTAATATGAATAAGGGGGAGGGTGGGGAAAGAGGAAGATGCTACTGGAGGTGCCCTACTGATGTTGCTTTTAAAGTTAATTTTGATGGGGCTGTGGACAAGGGTCTCTCGAATGTGGGAATGGGTGTGGTGATTAGAGATAGACAGGGTGAGGTGGTAGCTGCAATGAGTATTTCAAGAAGGGATGTCCAAAATCCTTTTTTGGCAGAGGGTATGGCTCTTTGGAGAGCCATGGTTTTTTGTATAGAGACAGGCATAGTGGATGTGATCTTTGAAGGGGATGCAAAGGAGTTAATAGAGGCTGTGATGTCAGATGAGGAAGTGGATTCATGGGGTGGTCAGATTGTTGAAGATATTAAGCAGCTTAGATATCAACACAGAAACTGGAAGGTGGTATTTAGGCATAGGGAAAGTAATGAAGTGGCTCACAATTTGGCAAAAATGGCTCTTGTGAATGATGAGGAGCAGATCTGGATGGAAGAAGTAccaatttttatacaaaaatatattgtaaaggACAAGTGTTGTAACAATTTACAGTAA
- the LOC121235537 gene encoding uncharacterized protein LOC121235537: MAFLEGNAIKVGVRSLITGLLMKCVETVNFSVLVNGKAGRNIRPTRGIRAKVKEWRRIYGVLQLYESASGQALNKEKTSIMFSNNTSSDDRRRVNQEAGVVMCDSYERYLGLPAFVGRSKYNAFQSIKERIWLKIQNWKTSFLSKAGKEIMIKAVLQAVPTYTIGVFLLPKRLCTEIEGLLSRFW; encoded by the exons ATGGCCTTTCTTGAGGGCAATGCTATTAAAGTTGGGGTTAGGTCCTTGATAACAGGCTTGCTCATGAAATGTGTGGAAACGGTCAATTTCTCTGTGTTGGTAAATGGAAAGGCTGGAAGAAATATAAGGCCAACTAGAGGAATAAG GGCAAAAGTAAAGGAGTGGAGGAGAATTTATGGTGTTTTACAACTCTATGAATCTGCTTCGGGCCAAGCATTAAACAAGGAAAAAACTTCTATAATGTTCAGCAATAATACAAGTAGTGATGATAGGAGGAGGGTTAACCAAGAGGCTGGTGTTGTGATGTGTGACAGCTATGAAAGATATCTAGGCTTACCTGCATTTGTGGGGAGGTCCAAGTATAATGCTTTTCAAAGCATAAAAGAAAGGATATGGTTGAAGATTCAAAACTGGAAGACAAGTTTTCTCTCAAAAGCTGGGAAGGAAATAATGATCAAAGCCGTATTGCAAGCTGTACCAACATACACAATAGGGGTTTTCCTTTTGCCCAAAAGATTATGCACTGAAATTGAAGGTCTCTTATCAAGATTCTGGTGA